Proteins encoded together in one Impatiens glandulifera chromosome 1, dImpGla2.1, whole genome shotgun sequence window:
- the LOC124920954 gene encoding probable 2,3-bisphosphoglycerate-independent phosphoglycerate mutase, with protein sequence MVSSESKRRVAFVLIDGLGDVSLPMLGFKTPLQVAKTPNLDAIASAGVNGLMDPVEVGLACGSDTAHLSLLGYDPRVYYKGRGAFESMGAGLAMSPGDIAFKSNFATLDENTGIVISRRADRHFEEEGPIFCAALDGMKLPSFPEYEVRVRYATEHRCGVVVKGPKLSGNISGTDPLKDNRLLLQVEALDDTDEAKHTATVVNELSREISRILISHPLNAKRAAEGKTIANVVLLRGCGIRIQVPSFEKKHGLWPCMVAPTKIIAGLGLSLGIDILEAPGATGDYRTLLTSKATAIANALSAPLQTCPCVFVPGKDEYNAGRPDGYDFGFLHIKAIDDAGHDKASLFKVKGLEAVDRAIGQLAKLLWQAEKCGGFQYSLCITGDHSTPVEYGDHSFEPVPFTLCHLKDFVGALGGETAIMETSLDPFPLPTVKAGDGFEVEDEVDRSEKVKAYAGDSVFEFDELSAARGCLGRFPGGEMMGTIRAFLELRP encoded by the exons atGGTGAGTTCTGAATCCAAAAGAAGAGTGGCATTTGTTTTGATTGACGGACTGGGTGATGTTTCCTTACCAATGCTCGGCTTTAAGACACCCCTTCAAGTTGCAAAAACTCCCAATTTGGATGCCATTGCTTCTGCTGGAGTTAATGGTTTGATGGACCCTGTTGAAGTAGGCCTTGCTTGTGGAAGTGATACTGCTCATCTTTCTTTGCTCGGTTATGATCCTCGAGTTTATTACAAAGGCCGAGGTGCATTTGAATCGATGGGTGCTGGATTAGCCATGTCTCCAGGAGATATCGCTTTCAAG TCAAACTTTGCCACCCTAGATGAAAATACTGGAATAGTTATCAGTAGGAGGGCTGATCGTCACTTTGAAGAGGAAGGCCCTATTTTCTGTGCGGCTTTGGATGGAATGAAACTGCCGTCATTCCCCGAGTATGAAGTTAGAGTGAG GTATGCCACAGAACACAGATGCGGAGTTGTTGTTAAAGGTCCGAAGCTAAGTGGAAACATATCTGGGACAGATCCACTCAAAGATAATCGCTTACTCCTGCAAGTTGAAGCCCTAGATGATACCGACGAAGCAAAGCATACAGCAACCGTCGTCAATGAGTTATCCAGAGAGATATCTAGAATCTTGATTTCTCATCCACTGAATGCAAAACGGGCAGCAGAGGGGAAGACTATCGCCAATGTTGTTCTCTTAAGGGGGTGTGGTATTAGAATTCAG GTTCCTTCTTTTGAAAAGAAACACGGACTTTGGCCATGTATGGTTGCTCCAACAAAGATCATTGCTGGCCTAGGCTTATCTCTTGGCATAGACATTCTAGAGGCTCCTGGAGCAACAGGTGATTATAGGACACTACTAACTTCAAAGGCAACCGCCATTGCGAACGCACTTTCGGCTCCTCTTCAAACTTGCCCTTGCGTATTTGTACCTGGGAAAGATGAGTATAACGCAGGCAGACCTGACGGTTACGATTTTGGGTTTCTTCATATTAAG GCCATAGACGACGCAGGTCATGACAAAGCAAGCTTATTCAAGGTTAAAGGATTGGAGGCGGTTGATCGGGCTATAGGACAACTGGCAAAGCTCCTTTGGCAGGCTGAAAAGTGTGGTGGCTTTCAATACTCCCTTTGCATAACGGGAGATCACTCGACCCCGGTTGAGTATGGTGACCATAGCTTTGAACCGGTCCCATTTACACTCTGCCATTTAAAGGACTTTGTGGGAGCATTGGGTGGGGAGACTGCAATTATGGAGACTTCACTGGATCCATTCCCTCTTCCAACTGTTAAAGCTGGAGATGGTTTTGAGGTAGAGGATGAAGTGGATAGAAGCGAAAAGGTTAAAGCTTATGCTGGAGATTCAGTATTTGAGTTTGATGAGTTATCCGCGGCTAGAGGGTGCCTTGGCCGCTTTCCTGGTGGTGAGATGATGGGAACTATAAGGGCATTCCTTGAGCTTAGGCCATGA
- the LOC124921524 gene encoding tryptophan synthase beta chain 2: MTLSLSLQLNARLTLTGKKQYYWKLRGDDSVSTTILKPKATHLRISSGYDGGNRFSSVGNPKAIDIPRQWYNLIADLPSKPPPPLHPKTFQPLKPEDLSHLFPDELIKQETTLERFIDIPQEVLDIYSLWRPTPLIRAKRLEKLLDTPARIYFKYEGVSPAGSHKPNTAVPQVWYNAQQGVKRIVTETGAGQWGCSLAFACSLFDIDCQVWQVRASFDQKPYRKMMMQTWGAKVHPSPSEITECGRRILEKDPDSPGSLGIAISEAVEVAAMDAGTKYCLGSVLNHVLLHQTVIGEECIQQMEIMGETPDVIIGCAGGGSNFGGLCFPFIREKLKGRMNPVIRAVEPAACPSLTKGVYAYDYGDTAGMTPLMKMHTLGHDFIPDPIHAGGLRYHGMAPLISHVYELGFMEAISIPQNECFQGAIQFARTEGLIPAPEPTHAIAAAIREAIRCRESGESKVILMAMCGHGHFDLPAYEKYLQGGLVDLSFDQNKINASLSNIPNLA; the protein is encoded by the exons ATGACTCTTTCTCTCTCCCTTCAACTAAATGCTCGACTTACACTTACAG GCAAGAAACAATATTATTGGAAACTACGGGGGGACGACTCTGTCTCTACTACAATATTGAAACCAAAGGCTACCCATCTGAGAATCTCATCTGGGTATGATGGAGGAAACAGATTCTCCTCTGTTGGAAATCCTAAAGCAATCGATATTCCTCGACAATGGTACAATCTAATCGCCGATCTTCCGAGTAAACCTCCACCACCTCTACACCCAAAAACATTTCAACCATTGAAGCCCGAGGATTTGTCTCATCTCTTTCCCGACGAATTAATCAAGCAGGAGACAACCCTTGAACGCTTCATTGATATCCCTCAAGAAGTGCTCGATATCTACTCCCTTTGGCGTCCAACCCCTCTTATAAG GGCCAAGAGATTGGAGAAACTGCTGGATACGCCTGCCAGGATATATTTCAAGTATGAAGGTGTAAGTCCGGCTGGATCACACAAACCGAATACTGCAGTTCCACAAGTCTGGTACAATGCACAACAAGGAGTCAAGAGGATCGTCACGGAAACCGGCGCCGGCCAATGGGGATGTTCACTGGCCTTCGCTTGCAGCTTATTTGATATTGACTGCCAA GTTTGGCAGGTTCGAGCATCGTTTGATCAGAAACCGTACAGAAAAATGATGATGCAAACGTGGGGTGCCAAGGTTCATCCATCTCCCTCTGAAATCACCGAATGTGGAAGAAGAATTCTGGAAAAGGATCCGGACAGCCCAGGCAGCCTAGGAATTGCGATCTCAGAGGCGGTAGAAGTTGCAGCCATGGATGCGGGCACAAAATACTGTCTGGGCAGCGTTCTTAACCACGTTTTACTTCATCAGACAGTTATAGGCGAAGAGTGCATACAGCAGATGGAGATTATGGGGGAGACTCCTGACGTGATCATTGGATGCGCTGGAGGAGGGTCAAACTTTGGCGGGCTCTGTTTCCCCTTCATTCGCGAGAAGCTTAAGGGGAGAATGAATCCTGTCATCAGAGCGGTTGAACCCGCGGCATGCCCGTCGCTGACGAAAGGCGTCTATGCTTACGATTATGGCGATACTGCCGGAATGACGCCGCTCATGAAAATGCACACATTGGGACACGACTTCATTCCGGACCCTATTCACGCAG gaGGTTTACGTTATCATGGAATGGCGCCATTGATATCGCACGTGTATGAATTGGGTTTCATGGAAGCCATTTCAATCCCTCAGAATGAATGCTTTCAAG GGGCCATACAATTCGCTAGAACGGAAGGGTTGATTCCTGCGCCGGAGCCGACGCATGCGATAGCGGCGGCGATTAGAGAGGCGATCCGGTGTAGAGAGAGCGGGGAATCGAAAGTGATTCTGATGGCGATGTGTGGACATGGGCACTTTGATCTTCCAGCCTATGAAAAGTATTTGCAAGGAGGTTTGGTTGATCTTTCTTTTGATCAAAACAAGATCAACGCATCTCTTTCCAACATCCCAAATCTAGCTTAA